A stretch of Phoenix dactylifera cultivar Barhee BC4 chromosome 16, palm_55x_up_171113_PBpolish2nd_filt_p, whole genome shotgun sequence DNA encodes these proteins:
- the LOC103710186 gene encoding protein RDM16-like isoform X1, which produces MEKDRSSRKSRDDRERDRDSSKDHHHHDRDRDHKHRRHHGEEKRHRSRDERHRSRDDSARDLEPRRDERHRDDDRRHRFREDSPSDMERRRERSTSGARDSVERDGVSREQSVERRHHSSSSRKRKEHGGDEGQLDKNGKRVRVSDEGAEEKKARRRFEDRAAEDSSDLNGVYKEERKEERVSKNRRKEDGLRAMEEDREENMVKEEVMSDVEIKKQRKEVRRVSDSGKAGDKRDEDEAKTVDRKEVREERRFKDRAKKEDLGTADEAKSSVLSVNSKHKSVNEHMINGDQSNMAMEESGSTTNVVAREPLTVASKVSISTAATHPLPTKVSSITTTNENEGVSIRSDEVPGKSSTDGTATSVSGKNGSLSLDALAKAKKALQMQKELAEKLKKIPMLNKAASTSTENTKVVSNKDGPKAPPSGLGAQAGSSASLTSASAAPVQAMPRLPVGVTPSEKPSAAGGIDILPGLTTPNIEAVKRAQELAAKMGFRQDPEFAPLINMFPGSSSTDVAAPQRPAKAPVLRLDAQGREIDEHGNVINMPKLTNLSTLKVNINKQKKEAFQIFKPDLDASAQSNSFFDERMGINKTKLLRPKRMTFQFVEEGKWSKQAEMIKFKSQFGEAQAKELKMKQSQLAKAKAEPDSNPNLIAVGVRVTKEKKEEEIPEIEWWDKPILPSGSYDDVANVKLNMDRITIYIEHPLPIEPPVEPAPPPPQPLKLTKKEQKKLRTQRRLAKERDRQEMIRQGLIEPPKPKIKMSNLMKVLGTEATQDPTKLEMEIRSAAAEREQAHVDRNIARKLTPAERREKKERKLFDDPSTLETLVSVYKIKDLSHPQTRFKVDVNAQENRLTGCAVISDSVCVVVVEGGRKPIKRYGKLMLKRINWSAAVANEDETEDSDAPTNSCVLVWQGSIAKPSFNRFLVHRCRSEAAARKVFADAGVPHYWDLAINYTEELL; this is translated from the exons ATGGAGAAGGACCGATCCAGCCGGAAATCCCGAGACGACCGCGAGAGGGATCGAGATTCCAGCAAGGATCACCACCACCACGATCGCGACCGGGATCACAAGCACCGGCGCCACCACGGCGAGGAGAAGCGCCACCGCTCCCGGGACGAGCGCCACCGCTCCCGGGACGATTCCGCCCGCGATCTCGAGCCGAGGCGGGACGAGCGGCACCGCGACGATGACCGCCGCCACCGCTTCCGGGAGGATTCCCCCTCCGATATGGAGCGGAGGCGTGAGCGGTCGACGAGTGGGGCTAGGGATTCGGTCGAGCGGGATGGGGTTTCCCGCGAGCAGTCTGTGGAGAGGCGCCACCATTCGTCTTCctcgaggaagaggaaggagcacGGAGGAGATGAGGGGCAATTGGACAAGAATGGCAAGCGGGTTAGGGTTTCTGATGAGGGGGCAGAGGAGAAGAAGGCAAGGCGGCGTTTTGAGGACCGAGCTGCAGAGGATTCGAGCGATCTGAATGGTGTCtacaaagaagagaggaaagaagagagggTTTCGAAGAATAGAAGAAAGGAAGATGGATTGAGGGCAATGGAAGAAGATAGGGAGGAGAATATGGTGAAGGAAGAGGTCATGAGCGATGTGGAAATCAAGAAACAGAGGAAGGAAGTGAGGAGGGTTAGCGATAGTGGCAAGGCAGGGGACAAGAGAGATGAAGATGAAGCTAAGACAGTTGATAGGAAAGAAGTGAGAGAGGAACGAAGATTTAAGGATAGGGCCAAGAAAGAGGATTTGGGGACTGCAGATGAGGCAAAATCATCAGTTTTGTCCGTCAATTCCAAACATAAATCAGTCAACGAGCATATGATTAATGGTGATCAGAGCAACATGGCCATGGAGGAGAGTGGTTCTACAACTAAT GTTGTTGCTCGGGAACCCCTCACTGTGGCATCAAAGGTTTCTATTAGCACTGCTGCTACTCATCCCCTTCCTACCAAGGTATCTTCAATTACTAccaccaatgaaaatgagggagTTAGTATTAGATCTGATGAGGTTCCTGGAAAATCCAGTACAGATGGGACAGCAACTTCAGTCTCTGGCAAAAATGGCAGCCTGTCTCTTGATGCTTTAGCGAAAGCTAAAAAGGCTTTACAAATGCAGAAGGAACTAGCGGAAAAGCTGAAGAAGATTCCTATG CTAAATAAAGCTGCTAGTACGAGCACTGAGAACACCAAGGTAGTATCTAACAAGGATGGACCTAAGGCTCCTCCATCAGGTTTAGGAGCACAAGCTGGCTCTTCTGCATCTTTGACTTCTGCCTCTGCAGCCCCTGTTCAGGCAATGCCAAGATTACCTGTTGGGGTAACGCCGTCTGAAAAGCCGTCTGCTGCAGGTGGCATTGACATTCTTCCTGGCCTCACAACACCTAATATCGAGGCTGTAAAGCGAGCACAAGAGCTTGCTGCTAAGATGGGATTTCGCCAGGACCCGGAGTTTGCACCTCTCATAAATATGTTTCCTGGATCGTCATCAACTGATGTGGCTGCACCTCAGAGACCTGCCAAGGCTCCTGTTCTGCGCTTAGATGCCCAGGGTAGAGAAATTGATGAACATGGGAATGTCATTAATATGCCCAAGTTGACAAATCTCAGTACTCTGAAG GTCAATATCAACAAACAGAAGAAAGAAGCATTTCAAATTTTCAAACCAGATTTAGATGCTAGCGCACAATCAAATTCTTTTTTTGATGAGAGGATGGGTATTAACAAAACAAAGCTCTTGAGACCCAAAAGGATGACATTTCAGTTTGTAGAAGAAGGCAAATGGTCAAAACAGGCGGAGATGATAAAATTTAAG AGTCAATTTGGAGAAGCGCAAGCAAAGGAATTGAAGATGAAGCAGTCACAGCTTGCAAAGGCTAAGGCTGAGCCTGACAGTAACCCAAATTTGATAGCAGTAGGGGTGAGAGTTActaaagagaagaaggaggaagagatccCTGAAATAGAGTGGTG GGACAAGCCGATTTTACCTTCAGGTTCCTATGATGATGTCGCCAATGTGAAACTGAACATGGACAGGATCACGATATATATAGAGCACCCGCTTCCGATTGAGCCCCCAGTAGAGCCTGCCCCACCACCGCCACAGCCTCTGAAGCTTACAAAGAAGGAGCAGAAGAAATTAAGGACACAGAGGCGCCTTGCGAAGGAAAGAGACAGGCAAGAAATGATCAGGCAGGGCCTGATAGAGCCTCCCAAGCCCAAGATCAAGATGAGCAATCTAATGAAGGTCCTAGGCACTGAAGCAACTCAAGACCCCACAAAGCTTGAAATGGAAATTCGTAGTGCTGCTGCTGAGCGGGAGCAAGCTCATGTCGATAGAAACATTGCTCGCAAGCTCACTCCTGCAGAACGTCGTgagaaaaaggagaggaagCTCTTTGATGATCCGAGCACACTTGAGACTCTTGTTTCTGTCTACAAGATTAAAGACCTTTCACACCCACAAACACGCTTCAAAGTTGATGTGAATGCCCAAGAAAACCGACTGACTGGATGTGCCGTGATATCGGATAGTGTCTGTGTTGTGGTTGTGGAAGGGGGTAGAAAACCAATAAAAAGATATGGGAAGCTGATGCTCAAACGGATAAACTGGTCAGCTGCTGTCGCCAATGAGGATGAAACTGAGGACTCAGATGCCCCTACCAATAGTTGTGTTTTGGTGTGGCAGGGCAGCATCGCAAAACCTAGCTTCAATAGATTTCTTGTTCACCGGTGCAGAAGTGAGGCTGCTGCCAGGAAAGTGTTTGCAGATGCTGGGGTTCCGCACTATTGGGATCTGGCTATCAATTACACGGAGGAACTGTTGTAA
- the LOC103710186 gene encoding protein RDM16-like isoform X2, which translates to MVIRATWPWRRVVLQLMLLLGNPSLWHQRFLLALLLLIPFLPSTDGTATSVSGKNGSLSLDALAKAKKALQMQKELAEKLKKIPMLNKAASTSTENTKVVSNKDGPKAPPSGLGAQAGSSASLTSASAAPVQAMPRLPVGVTPSEKPSAAGGIDILPGLTTPNIEAVKRAQELAAKMGFRQDPEFAPLINMFPGSSSTDVAAPQRPAKAPVLRLDAQGREIDEHGNVINMPKLTNLSTLKVNINKQKKEAFQIFKPDLDASAQSNSFFDERMGINKTKLLRPKRMTFQFVEEGKWSKQAEMIKFKSQFGEAQAKELKMKQSQLAKAKAEPDSNPNLIAVGVRVTKEKKEEEIPEIEWWDKPILPSGSYDDVANVKLNMDRITIYIEHPLPIEPPVEPAPPPPQPLKLTKKEQKKLRTQRRLAKERDRQEMIRQGLIEPPKPKIKMSNLMKVLGTEATQDPTKLEMEIRSAAAEREQAHVDRNIARKLTPAERREKKERKLFDDPSTLETLVSVYKIKDLSHPQTRFKVDVNAQENRLTGCAVISDSVCVVVVEGGRKPIKRYGKLMLKRINWSAAVANEDETEDSDAPTNSCVLVWQGSIAKPSFNRFLVHRCRSEAAARKVFADAGVPHYWDLAINYTEELL; encoded by the exons ATGGTGATCAGAGCAACATGGCCATGGAGGAGAGTGGTTCTACAACTAAT GTTGTTGCTCGGGAACCCCTCACTGTGGCATCAAAGGTTTCTATTAGCACTGCTGCTACTCATCCCCTTCCTACCAAG TACAGATGGGACAGCAACTTCAGTCTCTGGCAAAAATGGCAGCCTGTCTCTTGATGCTTTAGCGAAAGCTAAAAAGGCTTTACAAATGCAGAAGGAACTAGCGGAAAAGCTGAAGAAGATTCCTATG CTAAATAAAGCTGCTAGTACGAGCACTGAGAACACCAAGGTAGTATCTAACAAGGATGGACCTAAGGCTCCTCCATCAGGTTTAGGAGCACAAGCTGGCTCTTCTGCATCTTTGACTTCTGCCTCTGCAGCCCCTGTTCAGGCAATGCCAAGATTACCTGTTGGGGTAACGCCGTCTGAAAAGCCGTCTGCTGCAGGTGGCATTGACATTCTTCCTGGCCTCACAACACCTAATATCGAGGCTGTAAAGCGAGCACAAGAGCTTGCTGCTAAGATGGGATTTCGCCAGGACCCGGAGTTTGCACCTCTCATAAATATGTTTCCTGGATCGTCATCAACTGATGTGGCTGCACCTCAGAGACCTGCCAAGGCTCCTGTTCTGCGCTTAGATGCCCAGGGTAGAGAAATTGATGAACATGGGAATGTCATTAATATGCCCAAGTTGACAAATCTCAGTACTCTGAAG GTCAATATCAACAAACAGAAGAAAGAAGCATTTCAAATTTTCAAACCAGATTTAGATGCTAGCGCACAATCAAATTCTTTTTTTGATGAGAGGATGGGTATTAACAAAACAAAGCTCTTGAGACCCAAAAGGATGACATTTCAGTTTGTAGAAGAAGGCAAATGGTCAAAACAGGCGGAGATGATAAAATTTAAG AGTCAATTTGGAGAAGCGCAAGCAAAGGAATTGAAGATGAAGCAGTCACAGCTTGCAAAGGCTAAGGCTGAGCCTGACAGTAACCCAAATTTGATAGCAGTAGGGGTGAGAGTTActaaagagaagaaggaggaagagatccCTGAAATAGAGTGGTG GGACAAGCCGATTTTACCTTCAGGTTCCTATGATGATGTCGCCAATGTGAAACTGAACATGGACAGGATCACGATATATATAGAGCACCCGCTTCCGATTGAGCCCCCAGTAGAGCCTGCCCCACCACCGCCACAGCCTCTGAAGCTTACAAAGAAGGAGCAGAAGAAATTAAGGACACAGAGGCGCCTTGCGAAGGAAAGAGACAGGCAAGAAATGATCAGGCAGGGCCTGATAGAGCCTCCCAAGCCCAAGATCAAGATGAGCAATCTAATGAAGGTCCTAGGCACTGAAGCAACTCAAGACCCCACAAAGCTTGAAATGGAAATTCGTAGTGCTGCTGCTGAGCGGGAGCAAGCTCATGTCGATAGAAACATTGCTCGCAAGCTCACTCCTGCAGAACGTCGTgagaaaaaggagaggaagCTCTTTGATGATCCGAGCACACTTGAGACTCTTGTTTCTGTCTACAAGATTAAAGACCTTTCACACCCACAAACACGCTTCAAAGTTGATGTGAATGCCCAAGAAAACCGACTGACTGGATGTGCCGTGATATCGGATAGTGTCTGTGTTGTGGTTGTGGAAGGGGGTAGAAAACCAATAAAAAGATATGGGAAGCTGATGCTCAAACGGATAAACTGGTCAGCTGCTGTCGCCAATGAGGATGAAACTGAGGACTCAGATGCCCCTACCAATAGTTGTGTTTTGGTGTGGCAGGGCAGCATCGCAAAACCTAGCTTCAATAGATTTCTTGTTCACCGGTGCAGAAGTGAGGCTGCTGCCAGGAAAGTGTTTGCAGATGCTGGGGTTCCGCACTATTGGGATCTGGCTATCAATTACACGGAGGAACTGTTGTAA
- the LOC103710182 gene encoding E3 ubiquitin-protein ligase UPL7 produces MSVPPKQRQVSLRGASAKEITRDALLEKVSQERELRIYNRRASAAALFVQRVWRRYNAIKKVSEQLQREWETLTDQHNNEMTSGWISKNLLRPFLFFAARSSTLHQKLQFTNVKCMSTCFKILLQSINSADAEKNFCSLAVGTHEEKSTWLYQAQKLISLCSFILAECDITCHGNENMVPLTVLAMRLSISLSDLKSWKSLKSDDNRDADIAVKRLIGFMATRKSAMYSCIRKYIMRLGSQIASGKKTIVSTEDCFVITASAITLALRSFHSKRLDVNDTDISNVNDASKQYCVFILTVPYLTQCLPSLLLPALKHESALLPCLDNLLISRDKIFDQILKLEQSENSGPCAEAIPCFGWALANIINLATEYSDDSCATGHFIQGLDCRLYVQAVNIFSENLLNWLESNVGLLRKHSDELLATDYSSEAVDSDNSNNMKSSYIDLLKPVHQQWHLRNLLIMVKKNIPTQVAETCAANQSSEYLGNFKLLNVIYLYYFMLRIFSFLNPFLGSLPILNILSFTPGFLVELWEILEVSIFGETGHLSHEVKFCKDTKDANVGNCNEAIYDTRQRRNMKDAGSKWVNVLQKISGRSTDGKYADSNDGPLSPDQVNEDVHDLWDVEAMRRGPQGISKDLSCMLHLFCATYAHLLLVLDDIEFYEKQVPFTLQQQRRIVSVLNTFVYNSFINNGGPSNKIVTDVAVRCLHLLYERDCRHRFCPSSLWLGPARKGRIPIAAAARSHEAAFINLQCGDPSTIPSMSSLLTTVPHVYPFEERVQMFREFIKMDKVSRRVAGEVSGSGSGSIEIVVRRNHIIEDGYRQLNFLGSRLKSCINVSFISECGLPEAGLDYGGLSKEFLTDLSKASFDPQYGFFSQTSTSENNLIPNMSARLLGNGVEMIEFLGRVVGKALYEGILLDYSFSPVFVQKLLGRYSFLDELSTLDPELYRSLMYVKHFDGDVAELCLDFTVTEELCGSRVVTELKPGGKNVSVTNENKLQYVHAMADYKLNRQILPFANAFYRGLVDLISPSWLSLFNANEFNQLLSGGNHDFDVDDLRSNTKYTGGYSDSSRTVKLFWEVVKGFIPIERCMLLKFVTSCSRAPLLGFKHLQPSFTIHKVACDVPIWATIGGQDVDRLPSASTCYNTLKLPTYKRSSTLRNKLLYAISSNTGFELS; encoded by the exons ATGTCTGTGCCTCCGAAACAACGCCAG GTCTCGTTGAGGGGCGCGAGCGCCAAAGAGATCACGCGGGATGCCCTCCTCGAGAAGGTCTCCCAGGAGAGGGAGCTCCGCATCTACAATCGCcgcgcctccgccgccgcccttTTCGTCCAG CGAGTCTGGAGGCGGTATAATGCAATTAAAAAGGTTTCAGAACAGCTTCAAAGAGAATGGGAAACTTTAACTGATCAGCACAACAATGAAATGACTAGTGGATGGATTTCCAAGAACCTATTGAgaccctttcttttctttgcagcTAGGTCATCAACTTTGCATCAAAAACTTCAATTCACAAATGTGAAGTGTATGTCGACATGTTTCAAAATTCTCCTACAAAGTATAAACTCAGCTG ATGCAGAGAAAAACTTCTGTTCTTTGGCTGTAGGTACACATGAGGAAAAATCCACATGGCTTTATCAAGCACAGAAGCTGATTTCATTATGCTCATTCATTCTTGCTGAGTGTGACATCACCTGTCATGGAAATGAAAACATGGTTCCACTTACTGTGCTTGCAATGCGTTTAAGTATTTCCTTGTCTGATCTAAAAAGTTGGAAGAGTTTGAAAAGTGATGACAACAGAGATGCTGATATTGCTGTGaagagattaattggatttatggCAACAAGAAAAAGTGCTATGTACAGCTGTATTAGGAAATACATCATGAGACTTGGCTCTCAAATTGCCTCAGGAAAGAAGACTATTGTGTCCACAGAGGATTGTTTTGTGATTACTGCAAGTGCAATAACTTTAGCTTTGCGCTCTTTTCATTCTAAGAGGCTAGATGTAAATGATACTGATATTTCCAATGTGAATGATGCTTCTAAACAGTACTGTGTATTCATACTGACAGTTCCGTATCTCACTCAGTGTCTACCATCTCTTCTCTTACCTGCTCTCAAGCATGAATCTGCTCTGCTACCATGCCTTGACAATTTACTG ATTTCCAGGGATAAAATCTTTGatcaaatattaaaattagAGCAGTCAGAAAATTCTGGTCCTTGTGCTGAGGCAATACCTTGCTTTGGGTGGGCTCTTGCAAACATTATAAACTTAGCAACGGAGTATAGTGATGATTCTTGTGCTACCGGGCACTTCATCCAAGGCCTAGATTGTAGATTGTATGTTCAAGCCGTCAATATTTTTTCAGAGAATCTTCTAAATTGGCTTGAGAGCAATGTAGGTTTGCTGAGAAAACATAGTGATGAATTATTGGCAACAGATTATTCTTCTGAAGCTGTTGATTCAGATAATAGCAACAACATGAAGTCTTCATACATAGACCTTCTTAAACCTGTGCACCAGCAGTGGCACCTAAGGAATCTTCTGATCATGGTGAAGAAGAATATTCCAACTCAAGTTGCAGAGACTTGTGCTGCAAATCAGAGCTCAGAATACTTGGGGAACTTCAAGCTACTAAATGTCATATATTTGTATTATTTCATGCTTAGAATATTTTCCTTTTTGAACCCTTTTCTTGGCTCATTGCCTATTCTTAATATACTTTCCTTCACTCCTGGCTTTCTTGTGGAACTATGGGAAATATTAGAAGTTTCCATCTTTGGCGAAACTGGCCACTTGTCCCATGAAGTCAAATTTTGCAAGGATACAAAAGATGCTAATGTTGGGAATTGCAATGAAGCAATCTACGATACAAGGCAAAGGCGGAACATGAAGGATGCTGGAAGCAAGTGGGTGAATGTGCTGCAGAAGATTTCTGGAAGATCAACCGATGGGAAATATGCCGACTCAAATGACGGTCCTCTTAGTCCTGATCAGGTCAATGAGGATGTTCATGATTTATGGGATGTTGAAGCTATGAGGCGAGGACCTCAAGGTATTTCGAAGGACTTATCGTGTATGTTGCATCTGTTTTGTGCTACATATGCGCACCTGCTGTTGGTTCTTGACGACATAGAGTTCTATGAAAAACAG GTTCCATTTACACTTCAGCAGCAGAGAAGAATTGTGTCAGTGCTTAACACATTTGTATACAATTCCTTTATTAATAATGGAGGACCCAGCAATAAAATTGTAACAGATGTAGCAGTCAGATGCCTTCATTTGCTTTATGAAAGGGATTGCAGGCACAGATTCTGCCCTTCTTCTCTGTGGCTAGGACCTGCGAGAAAAGGTCGCATTCCAATTGCAGCAGCTGCTAGATCTCACGAAGCTGCATTTATAAATTTGCAGTGCGGCGATCCTTCAACCATCCCAAGCATGAGCTCTCTACTCACAACTGTGCCACATGTATATCCATTTGAGGAAAG AGTTCAAATGTTTAGGGAATTTATTAAGATGGACAAAGTCTCTAGAAGAGTGGCCGGTGAGGTGTCTGGATCAGGTTCAGGGTCAATTGAGATAGTTGTTCGTCGAAACCACATTATTGAAGACGGATATAGACAATTGAATTTTCTTGGATCAAGGTTAAAGTCATGCATTAATGTGTCATTTATCAGTGAATGTGGTCTTCCTGAAGCTGGTCTAGATTATGGAGGTCTGTCAAAGGAGTTCTTAACTGATTTGTCAAAGGCTTCCTTTGACCCTCA GTATGGATTTTTCTCTCAGACCTCTACATCAGAGAACAATTTAATTCCTAATATGTCTGCCAGATTGCTAGGCAACGGCGTTGAGATGATTGAATTCCTTGGAAGAGTGGTTGGAAAAGCTCTTTATGAAGGGATTTTACTAGACTATTCCTTTTCACCAGTCTTTGTGCAGAAGCTGTTGGGTCGCTATAGCTTTCTTGATGAATTATCAACACTAGATCCTGAACTGTACAGGAGTCTTATGTATGTAAAG CATTTTGATGGTGATGTGGCGGAGCTGTGTTTAGATTTTACGGTTACTGAAGAGCTCTGTGGCAGCAGGGTTGTAACTGAGCTTAAACCTGGTGGTAAAAATGTGTCTGTTACAAATGAAAACAAGTTACAGTATGTCCATGCAATGGCAGACTACAAACTCAATCGCCAA ATACTTCCATTTGCAAATGCATTTTATAGAGGCTTGGTTGATCTCATATCACCATCTTGGTTGAGCTTATTCAATGCAAATGAATTCAATCAG CTGCTTTCAGGTGGAAATCATGACTTCGATGTTGATGATTTGCGAAGCAACACTAAGTACACTGGTGGTTATTCTGATTCAAGTCGTACAGTTAAGCTCTTCTGGGAG
- the LOC103710186 gene encoding protein RDM16-like isoform X3 → MQKELAEKLKKIPMLNKAASTSTENTKVVSNKDGPKAPPSGLGAQAGSSASLTSASAAPVQAMPRLPVGVTPSEKPSAAGGIDILPGLTTPNIEAVKRAQELAAKMGFRQDPEFAPLINMFPGSSSTDVAAPQRPAKAPVLRLDAQGREIDEHGNVINMPKLTNLSTLKVNINKQKKEAFQIFKPDLDASAQSNSFFDERMGINKTKLLRPKRMTFQFVEEGKWSKQAEMIKFKSQFGEAQAKELKMKQSQLAKAKAEPDSNPNLIAVGVRVTKEKKEEEIPEIEWWDKPILPSGSYDDVANVKLNMDRITIYIEHPLPIEPPVEPAPPPPQPLKLTKKEQKKLRTQRRLAKERDRQEMIRQGLIEPPKPKIKMSNLMKVLGTEATQDPTKLEMEIRSAAAEREQAHVDRNIARKLTPAERREKKERKLFDDPSTLETLVSVYKIKDLSHPQTRFKVDVNAQENRLTGCAVISDSVCVVVVEGGRKPIKRYGKLMLKRINWSAAVANEDETEDSDAPTNSCVLVWQGSIAKPSFNRFLVHRCRSEAAARKVFADAGVPHYWDLAINYTEELL, encoded by the exons ATGCAGAAGGAACTAGCGGAAAAGCTGAAGAAGATTCCTATG CTAAATAAAGCTGCTAGTACGAGCACTGAGAACACCAAGGTAGTATCTAACAAGGATGGACCTAAGGCTCCTCCATCAGGTTTAGGAGCACAAGCTGGCTCTTCTGCATCTTTGACTTCTGCCTCTGCAGCCCCTGTTCAGGCAATGCCAAGATTACCTGTTGGGGTAACGCCGTCTGAAAAGCCGTCTGCTGCAGGTGGCATTGACATTCTTCCTGGCCTCACAACACCTAATATCGAGGCTGTAAAGCGAGCACAAGAGCTTGCTGCTAAGATGGGATTTCGCCAGGACCCGGAGTTTGCACCTCTCATAAATATGTTTCCTGGATCGTCATCAACTGATGTGGCTGCACCTCAGAGACCTGCCAAGGCTCCTGTTCTGCGCTTAGATGCCCAGGGTAGAGAAATTGATGAACATGGGAATGTCATTAATATGCCCAAGTTGACAAATCTCAGTACTCTGAAG GTCAATATCAACAAACAGAAGAAAGAAGCATTTCAAATTTTCAAACCAGATTTAGATGCTAGCGCACAATCAAATTCTTTTTTTGATGAGAGGATGGGTATTAACAAAACAAAGCTCTTGAGACCCAAAAGGATGACATTTCAGTTTGTAGAAGAAGGCAAATGGTCAAAACAGGCGGAGATGATAAAATTTAAG AGTCAATTTGGAGAAGCGCAAGCAAAGGAATTGAAGATGAAGCAGTCACAGCTTGCAAAGGCTAAGGCTGAGCCTGACAGTAACCCAAATTTGATAGCAGTAGGGGTGAGAGTTActaaagagaagaaggaggaagagatccCTGAAATAGAGTGGTG GGACAAGCCGATTTTACCTTCAGGTTCCTATGATGATGTCGCCAATGTGAAACTGAACATGGACAGGATCACGATATATATAGAGCACCCGCTTCCGATTGAGCCCCCAGTAGAGCCTGCCCCACCACCGCCACAGCCTCTGAAGCTTACAAAGAAGGAGCAGAAGAAATTAAGGACACAGAGGCGCCTTGCGAAGGAAAGAGACAGGCAAGAAATGATCAGGCAGGGCCTGATAGAGCCTCCCAAGCCCAAGATCAAGATGAGCAATCTAATGAAGGTCCTAGGCACTGAAGCAACTCAAGACCCCACAAAGCTTGAAATGGAAATTCGTAGTGCTGCTGCTGAGCGGGAGCAAGCTCATGTCGATAGAAACATTGCTCGCAAGCTCACTCCTGCAGAACGTCGTgagaaaaaggagaggaagCTCTTTGATGATCCGAGCACACTTGAGACTCTTGTTTCTGTCTACAAGATTAAAGACCTTTCACACCCACAAACACGCTTCAAAGTTGATGTGAATGCCCAAGAAAACCGACTGACTGGATGTGCCGTGATATCGGATAGTGTCTGTGTTGTGGTTGTGGAAGGGGGTAGAAAACCAATAAAAAGATATGGGAAGCTGATGCTCAAACGGATAAACTGGTCAGCTGCTGTCGCCAATGAGGATGAAACTGAGGACTCAGATGCCCCTACCAATAGTTGTGTTTTGGTGTGGCAGGGCAGCATCGCAAAACCTAGCTTCAATAGATTTCTTGTTCACCGGTGCAGAAGTGAGGCTGCTGCCAGGAAAGTGTTTGCAGATGCTGGGGTTCCGCACTATTGGGATCTGGCTATCAATTACACGGAGGAACTGTTGTAA